In one window of Candidatus Deferrimicrobiaceae bacterium DNA:
- a CDS encoding menaquinone biosynthesis decarboxylase → MAFRDLREFMAALEKRGELVKVTVPVSSELEVAEIADRLIKSGGPAVLFTNVKGASVPLVMNLFGTMSRMCLALGVKNLDEIGARVNELLEPEIPTGFLDKLKMLPKLAQMADFLPKTVSHAPCQEVVEKDNASLAFLPIVKTWPDDGGPFITLPAVFTKDPKTGRRNVGMYRMHVYDERTTGMHWHIHKGGAEHYRGFKKAAERMPVAISLGGDPATMYSASAPVPPNIDEMMFSGFLRKEPVEMVKCKTVDLEVPAQAEIILEGYVDPAELRTEGPFGDHTGYYSLADQYPVFHLTCVTRRKDAIYPATIVGKPPMEDVYLGKATERIFLPMLQKVLPEVVDMNLPIEGIFHNYVFLSIDKKYPGHARKVMSAVWGMGLMMFSKFVVVFDADVDIQNLSEVIWRIGNNVDPKRDTMIVEGPVDALEHASPIPHYGSKMGIDATRKWASEGFAREWPDDISMPKEVTDLVTKRWKEYGF, encoded by the coding sequence ATGGCATTCCGCGACCTCCGCGAATTCATGGCCGCCCTGGAAAAGCGCGGCGAGCTGGTGAAAGTGACCGTGCCCGTCTCCTCCGAGCTCGAGGTGGCCGAGATCGCCGACCGGCTGATCAAGTCCGGGGGGCCGGCGGTGCTCTTCACCAACGTGAAGGGTGCGTCCGTGCCGCTGGTCATGAACCTGTTCGGCACGATGTCGCGGATGTGCCTCGCCCTCGGCGTGAAGAATCTCGACGAGATCGGCGCGCGGGTCAACGAATTGCTCGAGCCCGAGATCCCCACCGGCTTCCTCGACAAGCTTAAGATGCTGCCGAAGCTCGCCCAGATGGCCGACTTCCTCCCGAAGACCGTTTCCCACGCGCCGTGCCAGGAAGTGGTCGAGAAGGACAACGCCTCGCTGGCCTTCCTGCCGATCGTCAAGACGTGGCCCGACGACGGCGGTCCGTTCATCACGCTGCCCGCGGTGTTCACGAAGGACCCAAAGACGGGGCGACGCAACGTCGGCATGTATCGGATGCATGTCTACGACGAGCGCACGACGGGCATGCACTGGCACATCCACAAGGGGGGCGCCGAGCACTACCGGGGCTTCAAGAAGGCGGCCGAGCGGATGCCGGTCGCGATTTCGCTGGGCGGCGACCCGGCGACGATGTACTCGGCGAGCGCGCCCGTCCCGCCCAACATCGACGAGATGATGTTCTCCGGCTTCCTGCGGAAGGAGCCGGTCGAGATGGTCAAGTGCAAGACGGTCGACCTCGAGGTGCCGGCGCAGGCCGAGATCATCCTCGAGGGCTACGTCGACCCGGCCGAGCTTCGCACCGAGGGGCCGTTCGGCGACCACACCGGCTATTATTCGCTGGCCGACCAGTATCCCGTGTTTCACCTCACCTGCGTCACGCGCCGCAAGGACGCGATCTACCCGGCGACCATCGTGGGCAAGCCGCCGATGGAGGACGTCTACCTGGGCAAGGCGACCGAGCGGATCTTCCTGCCGATGCTGCAGAAGGTGCTGCCCGAGGTCGTCGACATGAACCTGCCGATCGAGGGGATCTTCCACAACTATGTCTTCCTGTCGATCGACAAGAAGTACCCCGGCCACGCCCGCAAGGTGATGAGCGCGGTGTGGGGTATGGGGCTCATGATGTTCTCGAAGTTCGTCGTGGTCTTCGACGCCGACGTCGACATCCAGAATCTGTCCGAGGTGATCTGGCGGATCGGCAACAACGTCGACCCCAAGCGCGACACGATGATCGTCGAGGGGCCGGTCGACGCGCTCGAGCACGCCTCCCCGATCCCGCACTACGGCTCCAAGATGGGGATCGACGCGACGCGCAAGTGGGCGTCCGAAGGCTTTGCCCGCGAGTGGCCCGACGACATCTCGATGCCGAAGGAGGTCACCGACCTCGTGACGAAGCGCTGGAAGGAGTACGGGTTCTGA
- a CDS encoding molybdopterin-dependent oxidoreductase, which yields MHKKGHCSRRDFLKGTGALLGGALLASQLEWATGLLARAEAGTLGTGEAYELAKARNILYTACLQCNTGCSIKVKLIDGLAVKIDGSPYSPFNALPSVPMATAPEDVAKLDVPVCPKGHAGLQTAYDPYRIRKVLKRAGRRGEGKWQTIAFDQAVREIVEGGLLFAHVPGEERRHVEGLRAIWALRDAKIAKAMAGDVKAIAKAGDKKQAVADFKKKHAASLHLLIDPDHPDLGPKNNQMVFQWGRMKGGRSEFGQRFFADGFGTVNTHGHTTVCQGSLYFTCKAMSHQYDGESFSGGSNFYWQGDIEHATYALFVGSNLFDANYGPPNRSARITQRLVDGSLKIAVADPRFSKLASKANRYLPVVPGEDAALFMGIIKTMIDGGLYDAKYLACANKAAAAAAGETTWSNATLLVKIGDDGAPGRFLRASEIGVKGPEPRMGKDGKERPFEYLVALKDGEPVAVDPNDEKTPIAGDLIVDAKVRGVRVKSGLQIIADAANEKTMAGWSKLCGIPAAEIGTVAHELAAHGKKAVVDVHRGIAQHTNGFYNVTAAMTVNLLLGNFDHAGGMIAASTYNATGGKPGQPTDLAAAHPGKLPRFGTSVIRHDIRYEDSTLFAGYPARRNWWPLSSDVYEETLPSIGEGYPYPVKALFSYMAAPTYALPAAQGGISVLADVSKVPLYFASDILVGPTSTYADYVFPDLSYLERWEMQGSHPNMPAKVQPIRQPVIAPIPETVVVYGEAMPISYEALLMALAEKLGMKGFGKDGFEPGKDFTRPDDFYIRMVANVANDGDPVADADDAETALFLDARRHLPKSVFDAARWERIAGPEWRKVVTLLNRGGRFQEYREIPSEGLVVNRYGRAINIYQEKTAGTRNAFTGAANPGYALYVPVRTAMGQTPEEAGLTHGYPLRMITQKDILHTKSRTVADYWTLSMRPENAFILNPVDAKALGLADGARARVVSATNRAGVWDLGHGRKKEMVGRVSVTETIRPGVMTFLPGYGHWASGASDLVIDGKTIKGDPARATGFSANAAMWTDPYLKNTCLVDPVGGSVSFYDTRVTLEKA from the coding sequence GTGCACAAAAAAGGCCACTGCTCCCGGCGCGATTTCCTCAAAGGGACCGGGGCGCTGCTCGGGGGGGCGCTGCTGGCGTCGCAACTCGAATGGGCGACGGGGCTGCTCGCGCGCGCCGAGGCCGGGACGCTCGGGACCGGCGAAGCGTACGAGCTGGCCAAGGCGCGCAACATCCTCTACACCGCGTGCCTCCAGTGCAATACGGGTTGCAGCATCAAGGTCAAGCTGATCGACGGCTTGGCGGTCAAGATCGACGGGAGCCCGTACTCTCCCTTCAACGCCCTGCCGAGCGTCCCGATGGCAACCGCTCCGGAAGACGTCGCGAAGCTCGATGTCCCGGTCTGCCCCAAGGGGCACGCCGGCCTCCAGACGGCCTACGACCCTTATCGCATCCGGAAGGTGCTCAAGCGCGCCGGGCGACGGGGCGAGGGGAAGTGGCAAACCATTGCATTCGACCAGGCGGTGCGCGAGATCGTCGAGGGGGGCTTGCTGTTCGCTCACGTGCCGGGCGAGGAGCGGCGTCACGTCGAAGGGCTGCGGGCGATCTGGGCACTGCGCGACGCGAAGATCGCAAAAGCGATGGCCGGCGATGTCAAGGCGATCGCGAAGGCCGGCGACAAGAAGCAGGCGGTGGCCGACTTCAAGAAGAAGCACGCGGCGAGCCTGCACCTGCTGATCGATCCCGACCACCCCGACCTGGGGCCGAAGAACAACCAGATGGTCTTCCAGTGGGGGCGCATGAAGGGCGGGCGGTCCGAGTTCGGCCAGCGCTTCTTCGCCGATGGCTTCGGCACGGTCAACACGCACGGCCACACGACGGTCTGCCAGGGATCGCTCTACTTCACCTGCAAGGCGATGAGCCACCAGTACGATGGGGAGTCGTTCTCCGGCGGCTCGAACTTCTACTGGCAGGGCGACATCGAGCACGCGACCTACGCGCTGTTCGTCGGGTCGAACCTGTTCGACGCCAACTACGGCCCCCCGAACCGATCGGCGCGCATCACGCAGCGGCTGGTCGACGGTTCCCTGAAGATCGCGGTGGCCGACCCGCGCTTCTCGAAGCTGGCGTCCAAGGCCAACCGCTACCTGCCGGTCGTGCCCGGGGAGGACGCCGCGCTGTTCATGGGGATCATCAAGACGATGATCGACGGCGGGCTTTACGACGCGAAATATCTGGCGTGCGCCAACAAGGCGGCCGCCGCGGCTGCGGGCGAGACGACCTGGAGCAACGCGACGCTGCTCGTGAAGATCGGCGACGACGGCGCGCCGGGCCGCTTCCTGCGCGCCTCCGAGATCGGGGTCAAAGGTCCGGAACCCCGGATGGGCAAGGACGGGAAGGAGCGCCCCTTCGAATACCTCGTCGCCCTGAAGGACGGCGAGCCGGTGGCCGTCGACCCGAATGACGAGAAGACGCCGATCGCGGGCGACCTGATCGTCGATGCCAAGGTGCGCGGGGTGCGCGTCAAGAGCGGGCTGCAGATCATCGCCGACGCGGCCAACGAGAAGACGATGGCCGGGTGGTCGAAGCTGTGCGGCATCCCGGCGGCCGAGATCGGGACGGTGGCGCACGAGCTGGCGGCGCACGGCAAGAAGGCGGTCGTCGACGTCCACCGGGGCATCGCCCAGCACACCAACGGCTTCTACAACGTCACGGCCGCGATGACGGTCAACCTGCTGCTGGGCAACTTCGATCACGCGGGGGGGATGATCGCGGCGTCGACCTACAACGCCACGGGCGGGAAGCCGGGGCAGCCGACCGATCTCGCGGCGGCGCATCCCGGCAAGCTGCCGCGCTTCGGCACCAGCGTGATCCGCCACGACATCCGCTACGAGGATTCGACGCTGTTCGCGGGATATCCGGCCCGGCGCAACTGGTGGCCGCTCTCCTCCGACGTCTACGAGGAGACGCTGCCGTCGATCGGCGAAGGGTATCCCTACCCGGTCAAGGCGCTGTTCAGCTACATGGCCGCGCCCACCTATGCGCTGCCTGCGGCACAGGGCGGCATTTCCGTGCTCGCCGACGTCTCGAAGGTGCCGCTCTATTTCGCGAGCGACATCCTGGTCGGCCCCACATCCACCTACGCCGACTACGTCTTCCCCGACCTGTCCTACCTCGAGCGGTGGGAGATGCAGGGGTCGCACCCCAACATGCCGGCGAAGGTCCAGCCCATCCGGCAGCCGGTCATCGCGCCGATCCCCGAGACGGTCGTCGTCTACGGGGAAGCGATGCCGATCTCCTACGAGGCGCTGCTGATGGCGCTGGCCGAAAAGCTCGGCATGAAGGGATTCGGGAAGGACGGCTTCGAACCGGGGAAAGACTTCACGCGTCCCGACGATTTTTACATCCGGATGGTGGCCAACGTCGCGAACGACGGCGATCCGGTGGCCGACGCCGACGACGCCGAGACCGCACTCTTCCTCGACGCGCGGCGGCACCTTCCCAAGAGCGTGTTCGATGCGGCCCGCTGGGAGCGGATCGCGGGGCCCGAGTGGCGCAAGGTGGTCACCCTGCTCAACCGGGGCGGGCGCTTCCAGGAGTACCGGGAGATCCCGTCGGAGGGCCTAGTCGTCAACCGGTACGGTCGGGCGATCAACATCTACCAGGAAAAGACCGCGGGCACGCGCAACGCTTTCACGGGAGCGGCCAATCCGGGATACGCCCTCTACGTCCCGGTGAGGACGGCCATGGGGCAGACGCCCGAGGAGGCGGGGCTGACGCACGGATACCCGCTCCGGATGATCACCCAGAAGGACATCCTCCACACGAAGTCGCGCACGGTCGCCGACTACTGGACGCTGTCGATGCGGCCCGAGAACGCATTCATCCTGAACCCGGTCGACGCGAAGGCGCTGGGGCTTGCGGACGGCGCGCGGGCCCGCGTGGTGTCGGCCACCAACCGGGCGGGGGTGTGGGATCTGGGGCACGGCCGGAAGAAAGAGATGGTGGGGCGGGTCTCCGTGACCGAGACGATCCGGCCCGGCGTGATGACCTTCCTGCCCGGGTACGGCCACTGGGCGAGCGGCGCTTCCGACCTCGTCATCGACGGGAAGACGATCAAGGGCGACCCGGCGCGCGCCACCGGCTTCAGCGCCAATGCGGCGATGTGGACCGACCCGTACCTGAAGAACACGTGCCTGGTCGACCCCGTCGGCGGCAGCGTCTCGTTCTACGACACCCGGGTGACGCTCGAGAAGGCGTAG
- a CDS encoding UbiA-like polyprenyltransferase, whose translation MFRRIAVYLEMIKIAHTVFALPFAMMGMFLAAREIGRPYALPSLTTIGWIILAMVGARSAAMGFNRIVDADIDAKNPRTRMRAIPAGMVDRRSAMRFTAMFAGLLVFSAYKLNPLCFRLSPVLLVLLFSYSYMKRVTWACHLVLGVCLGIAPLAAWMAVTGTYDPRMLVFCLAVMFWVAGFDIFYALQDIAFDRSQGIHSIPRLLGVRGALWTAHAFHLAMAALLLVGYHEFGLGYWYLAGWGICAATLVYEHAIVRPDDLSRVNVAFFNLNGVISIVLGICTYLDLAL comes from the coding sequence ATGTTTCGCCGCATCGCCGTCTATCTCGAGATGATCAAGATCGCGCACACGGTTTTCGCGCTGCCGTTCGCGATGATGGGGATGTTCCTCGCGGCGCGCGAGATCGGGCGGCCGTACGCACTGCCGTCGCTCACCACGATCGGCTGGATCATCCTCGCAATGGTCGGGGCGCGCAGCGCGGCGATGGGCTTCAACCGGATCGTCGATGCCGACATCGACGCGAAGAATCCGCGCACGAGAATGCGGGCGATCCCCGCGGGGATGGTCGACCGGCGATCCGCGATGCGTTTCACGGCGATGTTCGCGGGCCTGCTGGTCTTTTCCGCATACAAGCTCAACCCGCTCTGCTTCAGGCTGTCGCCCGTGCTGCTCGTCCTTCTTTTTTCCTATTCGTACATGAAGCGGGTCACATGGGCGTGCCACCTGGTGCTGGGCGTCTGCCTCGGCATCGCGCCGCTCGCCGCCTGGATGGCGGTCACCGGGACGTACGACCCGCGGATGCTGGTCTTCTGCCTCGCGGTCATGTTCTGGGTGGCCGGCTTCGACATCTTCTACGCGCTTCAGGACATCGCGTTCGACCGGTCGCAGGGAATCCACTCGATCCCGCGGCTGCTGGGCGTCCGCGGCGCCTTGTGGACTGCGCACGCCTTCCACTTGGCGATGGCGGCGCTGTTGCTCGTGGGGTATCATGAGTTCGGGCTGGGGTATTGGTACCTGGCCGGCTGGGGAATCTGCGCGGCGACGCTCGTCTACGAGCATGCGATCGTCCGGCCCGACGACCTGTCGCGGGTCAACGTGGCGTTCTTCAACCTCAACGGCGTCATCAGCATCGTGCTGGGAATCTGCACCTACCTCGACCTGGCGCTCTGA
- a CDS encoding methylated-DNA--[protein]-cysteine S-methyltransferase → MAASDYARIEQAIRFLETNFRRQPGLDEVAAAAGLSPFHFQRLFTRWAGISPKRFLQFLTAENARALLANSASVLDAAYASGLSGPGRLHDLVVNVYAVTPGELKSAGEGIAIRYGTVASPFGDCLLAITARGICGLAFLSGSDPEEFLASLAERWGRATLVEDGRAVKAVAERVFAPPGPGGGLPLTVAVRGSNFQVKVWEALVRIPPGCVVSYETIAGQVGSPRAVRAVGSAVARNDVAYLIPCHRVIRKTGAFANYRWGETRKKAILAWESAYAFSSVTRVS, encoded by the coding sequence ATGGCCGCGTCCGATTACGCGCGAATCGAACAGGCGATCCGGTTTCTGGAAACGAATTTCCGCCGGCAGCCGGGCCTCGACGAGGTCGCTGCGGCCGCGGGGCTGAGCCCGTTCCACTTCCAGCGCCTCTTCACCCGCTGGGCGGGGATCAGCCCGAAGCGGTTCCTGCAGTTCCTCACCGCCGAGAACGCCCGGGCGCTATTGGCGAATTCCGCGAGCGTCCTCGACGCGGCCTACGCATCGGGGCTGTCGGGCCCCGGCCGCCTGCATGATCTCGTCGTCAACGTTTACGCCGTCACCCCGGGCGAGCTCAAATCCGCGGGGGAGGGGATCGCGATCCGGTACGGGACCGTGGCAAGCCCGTTCGGCGACTGCCTGCTGGCGATCACGGCAAGGGGAATCTGCGGCCTGGCGTTCCTGTCGGGAAGCGACCCGGAGGAATTCCTGGCGTCGCTCGCCGAACGGTGGGGCCGCGCGACGCTCGTCGAGGACGGCAGGGCCGTGAAGGCCGTCGCGGAGCGCGTGTTCGCGCCGCCGGGGCCAGGGGGCGGCCTCCCGCTGACCGTGGCCGTCCGCGGCTCGAATTTCCAGGTGAAGGTGTGGGAGGCGCTGGTCCGGATTCCGCCGGGTTGCGTCGTCTCGTACGAGACGATCGCCGGGCAGGTCGGCTCGCCCCGCGCCGTGCGCGCCGTTGGAAGTGCGGTCGCCCGCAACGACGTGGCGTATCTCATCCCGTGCCACCGGGTCATTCGGAAGACGGGCGCCTTCGCGAACTACCGTTGGGGGGAGACCCGGAAGAAGGCGATCCTCGCCTGGGAATCGGCCTACGCCTTCTCGAGCGTCACCCGGGTGTCGTAG
- a CDS encoding flavin prenyltransferase UbiX, producing MRILLGISGASGAIYGVRTGELLVAAGAELHVLVTRTAWEILAAELPGDDPLPESRPARQEWLAVRMKCHPSSFRLHPENDFSIPFTSGSNPPDAMIVAPCSMGTAARIAHGLSSSVLLRCADVALKEKKPLVLLPREMPFSAIHLENLLALSRAGADILPACPGFYHRPQTVAELVDFVVSRVLSRIGIDPGLQAKWGEDAR from the coding sequence ATGAGAATCCTTCTGGGGATATCCGGCGCAAGCGGCGCGATCTACGGCGTCCGCACCGGCGAACTCCTGGTGGCCGCCGGCGCCGAGCTGCATGTCCTCGTCACCCGGACCGCTTGGGAGATCCTGGCCGCCGAGCTGCCCGGGGACGACCCGCTGCCGGAGTCCCGGCCCGCGCGCCAGGAATGGCTGGCCGTCCGGATGAAGTGCCACCCGTCGTCGTTCCGACTTCACCCAGAGAACGATTTCTCGATCCCGTTCACCTCGGGCTCCAATCCGCCCGACGCGATGATCGTCGCGCCCTGCTCGATGGGCACGGCCGCCCGCATCGCCCACGGCCTCTCCTCGTCGGTGCTTTTGCGCTGCGCCGACGTTGCGCTCAAGGAAAAAAAACCGCTCGTGCTGCTGCCGCGGGAAATGCCGTTCTCGGCGATCCACCTCGAAAACCTGCTGGCGCTGTCGCGCGCCGGCGCCGACATTCTGCCTGCCTGCCCGGGATTTTACCACCGGCCTCAGACGGTCGCCGAGCTGGTCGATTTCGTCGTCTCGCGCGTGCTGTCGCGCATCGGGATCGATCCGGGACTTCAGGCCAAGTGGGGGGAAGATGCAAGGTAA
- a CDS encoding response regulator produces the protein MKKILVVDDEENIRELFRDELVEQGFVVELAEDGFIALEKLDSFKPDLVTLDVKMPGIDGLEVLRRIREKDVNIPVLLLTAFGEFRQDFNTWASDAYVVKSANLTELVETVHTLLGTR, from the coding sequence ATGAAGAAGATCCTGGTGGTCGACGACGAAGAAAACATCCGCGAGCTGTTTCGGGACGAGCTGGTCGAGCAGGGCTTCGTGGTCGAACTGGCCGAGGACGGCTTCATCGCGCTCGAGAAACTGGATTCGTTCAAGCCCGACCTCGTGACGCTCGACGTCAAGATGCCCGGGATCGACGGCCTCGAGGTGTTGCGCCGCATCCGCGAGAAGGACGTCAACATTCCCGTGCTGCTGCTGACCGCGTTCGGCGAGTTCCGGCAGGACTTCAACACGTGGGCGTCCGATGCCTACGTCGTCAAGTCGGCCAACCTGACCGAACTGGTCGAGACCGTCCACACGCTTCTGGGCACGAGATGA
- a CDS encoding molybdopterin-dependent oxidoreductase: protein MSPRDPAAPAGPGCNRRDFLKGSGALLGGALLAAQLEWATGLLARAEAGTLTPAESYELARAQNILYTSCLQCNNSCGVKVKLIDGLAVKIDGSPYSPFSMVPNQPMATPPADAAKLDAPICPKGHAGLQTVYDPYRIRKVLKRAGKRGEGKWRTIAFDRAVTEIVEGGKLFAHVPGEEERHVEGLKDIWVLRDAAVAKAMADDVKTIRSAKDKKKAVADFKAKHAANLHLLIDSDHPDLGPKNNQFVYFWGRMKGGRTDFTTRFFNDCFGTVNTHTHTSACVGSMQYAGRAMMEQYDGAGFSGGPKGYWGVDHEHAEYLLCAGVNMFDANFGPPQRASRVMRRMVAGDLKITVADPRFSKLASKANRYLPVNPGQDGALFMAILRWMIENGKYDAKYLSAANKAAATASGESTWTNAALLVKIGEDGLPGKFLRASEIGLKAAETRKGKDGRERRFEFLVALKNGAPVAVDPDDDQAPVTGDLAVDGKVGGIRVKSGFRLVSDEANRQSMAGWSKLCGIPVAEIETVASELTSHGKKAAVDICRGVSMHTNGFYNVTAAATINLLLGNYDHTGGVIPQAAYNALGNGKGQPFDLPKAVPGKIGCFGISVIRHEIRYEDTTLFSGYPSKRNWYPLSSDLYMEVVPSIGDAYPYPAKALMTYMGAPVYTMPGGHAIIDILCDTTKIPLYFASDILVGPTSQFADYIFPDLSYLERWEMGGSQWGMASKVQPMRQPLIAPIPETVVVYGETVPVSYETMLMAFAEKLGMKGFGKDGFGPGQDLTRPDDYYLRMVVNVARDGAPVPDASEAELALFLDSRRHLPKSVFDADRWARIAGADWGKVVHLLNRGGRYQDYKDVYPGELVSNRYGKGINFYQEKTAGTRNSITGIANPGLATFVPVSTLSGKSPAEAGLSSKRYPLHMITQKDITQTKSRTITNYWLTTGIRPENEILVNARDAKALGFKDGDRARIVSATNRDGTWELGHGKRKQIVGRVKPTETIKPGVISFTIGHGQWASGASDIEIDGKTVPGDPRRGVGFNANASMWIDPYVKNTALVDPVGGSLSFYDTMVALEKA, encoded by the coding sequence ATGAGCCCGCGGGACCCGGCCGCTCCTGCCGGGCCGGGCTGCAACCGCCGCGATTTCCTCAAGGGGAGCGGCGCGCTGCTGGGCGGCGCCCTGCTGGCGGCGCAGCTCGAATGGGCGACCGGGCTGCTCGCCCGCGCCGAGGCGGGGACGCTGACGCCGGCCGAGAGCTACGAACTGGCGCGTGCGCAGAACATCCTCTACACCTCGTGCCTCCAGTGCAACAACAGTTGCGGCGTCAAGGTCAAGCTGATCGACGGCTTGGCGGTCAAGATCGACGGCAGCCCCTACTCCCCCTTCAGCATGGTTCCGAACCAGCCGATGGCGACGCCGCCGGCCGATGCGGCGAAGCTCGACGCCCCGATCTGCCCCAAGGGGCACGCCGGGCTCCAAACCGTCTACGACCCCTATCGCATCCGCAAGGTGCTCAAGCGCGCCGGGAAGCGTGGCGAAGGGAAATGGCGGACGATCGCGTTCGACCGGGCGGTGACCGAGATCGTCGAGGGAGGCAAGCTTTTCGCGCACGTCCCCGGCGAGGAGGAGCGTCACGTCGAAGGACTGAAGGACATCTGGGTGTTGCGTGACGCGGCGGTCGCGAAAGCGATGGCCGACGACGTCAAGACGATCCGCTCGGCGAAGGACAAGAAAAAGGCGGTCGCCGATTTCAAGGCGAAGCATGCGGCGAACCTCCACCTGCTGATCGATTCCGATCATCCCGACCTGGGCCCGAAGAACAACCAGTTCGTCTATTTCTGGGGCCGGATGAAGGGGGGCCGCACCGACTTCACGACGCGCTTCTTCAACGACTGCTTCGGCACGGTCAATACCCACACCCACACCTCGGCCTGCGTCGGCTCGATGCAGTACGCCGGGCGGGCGATGATGGAGCAATACGACGGCGCCGGTTTTTCGGGCGGCCCGAAGGGCTACTGGGGGGTCGACCACGAGCACGCCGAGTACTTGCTGTGTGCGGGCGTCAACATGTTCGACGCGAATTTCGGCCCGCCCCAGCGGGCGTCGCGCGTCATGCGGCGGATGGTCGCAGGCGACCTCAAGATCACCGTGGCCGACCCGCGCTTCTCGAAGCTGGCGTCGAAGGCGAACCGCTATCTTCCGGTCAACCCGGGGCAGGACGGCGCGCTGTTCATGGCGATCCTCCGGTGGATGATCGAGAACGGGAAGTACGACGCGAAATACCTCTCGGCCGCCAACAAGGCCGCCGCGACGGCGTCGGGAGAATCGACCTGGACCAATGCCGCGCTGCTCGTGAAGATCGGCGAAGACGGCCTGCCGGGGAAATTCCTGCGCGCCTCCGAGATCGGGCTCAAGGCCGCCGAGACCCGCAAGGGCAAGGACGGCAGGGAGCGCCGCTTCGAGTTCCTCGTCGCGCTGAAAAACGGCGCGCCGGTGGCGGTCGATCCGGACGACGATCAGGCGCCGGTGACGGGCGATCTGGCGGTCGACGGCAAGGTCGGCGGCATCCGGGTCAAGAGCGGCTTCCGGTTGGTGTCCGACGAGGCGAACCGGCAGTCCATGGCCGGGTGGTCGAAGCTCTGCGGCATCCCGGTAGCCGAGATCGAGACGGTCGCAAGCGAGCTCACCTCCCACGGCAAGAAGGCGGCGGTCGACATCTGCCGCGGCGTCTCGATGCATACCAACGGCTTCTACAACGTGACGGCGGCGGCGACGATCAATCTGCTGCTCGGCAACTACGACCACACGGGCGGCGTCATCCCGCAGGCGGCCTACAACGCCCTGGGCAACGGAAAGGGGCAGCCGTTCGACCTGCCCAAAGCGGTGCCCGGGAAGATCGGCTGCTTCGGGATCAGTGTCATCCGCCACGAGATCCGCTACGAGGACACGACGCTCTTTTCGGGCTACCCGTCGAAGCGGAACTGGTACCCGCTGTCGTCTGACCTCTACATGGAGGTCGTGCCGTCGATCGGCGACGCCTATCCGTATCCCGCCAAGGCGCTCATGACCTACATGGGCGCCCCGGTTTACACGATGCCCGGCGGCCACGCGATCATCGACATCCTGTGCGACACGACGAAGATCCCCCTCTACTTCGCGAGCGACATCCTCGTCGGGCCCACGAGCCAGTTCGCGGACTACATCTTCCCGGACCTCTCGTATCTCGAACGATGGGAGATGGGCGGGTCGCAGTGGGGCATGGCGTCGAAGGTCCAGCCGATGCGCCAGCCGCTGATCGCGCCGATCCCAGAGACGGTGGTCGTCTACGGGGAGACGGTGCCGGTCTCCTACGAGACGATGCTGATGGCGTTCGCCGAAAAGCTCGGGATGAAGGGATTCGGGAAGGACGGGTTCGGCCCGGGCCAGGACCTCACCCGTCCCGACGATTACTACCTCCGGATGGTGGTCAACGTCGCGCGCGACGGCGCGCCGGTGCCAGACGCCAGCGAAGCTGAGTTGGCGCTCTTCCTCGATTCGCGCCGTCACCTGCCGAAGTCCGTGTTCGACGCGGACCGGTGGGCCCGGATCGCGGGGGCCGACTGGGGCAAGGTGGTCCACCTGCTTAACCGCGGAGGGCGTTATCAGGATTACAAGGACGTCTATCCGGGCGAACTGGTGTCGAACCGGTACGGCAAGGGGATCAACTTCTACCAGGAGAAGACGGCCGGAACGCGCAATTCGATCACGGGAATCGCCAACCCCGGCTTGGCGACCTTTGTGCCCGTGTCGACGCTTTCGGGGAAATCGCCGGCCGAGGCGGGGCTGTCGTCGAAACGCTACCCGCTCCACATGATCACCCAGAAGGACATCACGCAGACCAAGTCGCGCACGATCACCAACTACTGGCTGACGACCGGCATCCGGCCCGAGAACGAGATCCTCGTCAACGCGCGCGACGCGAAGGCGCTGGGCTTCAAGGATGGCGACCGGGCACGCATCGTCTCGGCCACCAACCGGGACGGCACCTGGGAGCTCGGGCACGGGAAGCGCAAGCAGATCGTGGGGCGCGTGAAGCCGACCGAGACGATCAAGCCGGGCGTCATCTCGTTTACGATCGGGCACGGGCAATGGGCGAGCGGCGCCTCCGACATCGAGATCGACGGGAAGACGGTCCCGGGCGACCCGAGGCGCGGCGTCGGCTTCAACGCCAACGCGTCGATGTGGATCGACCCCTACGTAAAGAACACGGCGTTGGTCGATCCCGTCGGCGGCAGCCTCTCGTTCTACGACACGATGGTCGCGCTGGAAAAGGCGTGA